The genomic window GTATTGTGTGTCTACTTTGAGAACAATTTCAAGAGAAAGGAATCCACTCTGACAAGCTGACGACCGAAGGCCTTCATAGTTAAAACCCCTTTCCTCCTCCAAAACCACGAAATCCCTCAAAGCCATCCGTATCAGAAACCCTCGCTTTGACCTTATTGATGACAATTCCTAGAATGCGACTGTTGAATGCATAGATGAATTCGGAGAAGGGGTCGGCCGTGTCCCGAACTTGCGGGTTTCCCAACTTTTCTCGGTATGGTCTCGGGGTTTGGTTCTTCCTTCTGGGAGTCGGCGGGATTGGGATGACGAGTACCGTTGCGGCTGAACTGTCCCCTCAAAATTTGATGGCGGAAGGAAGCCGGCAGTATCAGCAGGGCCAGTTGGAAGAGGCGGCCCGGTCCTGGACTCAAGCCGCCCAGATCTATGAAAAATCCGGAGATCATCCCAATCACATTCAAGCGCTCATTTATCTCTCGAGAGCCCTGCTCGATATGGGCCAATACCAACGAGCGCAACAACTCCTTCGCACAGCCGTTCAATCAGCACAGGAGACCACCCAGCCACGCCTGATGGCCCAGGCATTCAGCCAATTGGGAACCTTGCATCTCAATGTGGGAGAGTGGGATTCGGCCCTCGAGATCCTGCAACAGGGGCTGAAGGTCTCCAGGGAAATCGAAGATCGACCGCTCATGGCTGCCATCCTCAATGATCTGGGCAATGCCCATGCGGTTCGCCGGAACAACACAGAAGCCCTGGCGGCTTATACAGAATCCAGCATTCTCGCTGATTCACTGGATCTCCAACCGCTCTCCATTCGAGCCATGATCAATGCCGCCCTGGTGGAAATCAGGCAGCAGTCCGCACAAAACGGGAGAATCCATCTGCAACAAGCACTGGAGAAAACACGAACACTTCAGGACTCCCACGAAAAAATTCAAAACCTGCTCACCATCGGAATGGGGTTGAGGGACCTCAGCCACCACATCACAGAGGAGCATGCCACGGTATTCACGCAAGCTTCTGAGTCGTTTCGGGAAGCCATAGGCAGCGCAAAAGAAATTGGAGACTGGAAAAATGAATCCTATGGGTGGGGATTTCTAGGAGAATTGTATGAAGAAGGGGGCCGCCATGAGGAAGCCCTCCAACTCACTCGATTGGCGATTCGGACGAGCCAACAGGGCCGGGCCCCGGAAGCCCTCTATCGCTGGGAATGGAACACGGGCCGGCACCTCAAAAATCTGGGTCGCACGGACGAGGCCATTTCAGCCTACCAGCGAGCGATCGAGACGCTCCAACCCATTCGTCAGCAACTGTCTGTCGGGCTCCCCCAGAACCCGGCGTCGTTTCGAGAATCGCTGGGAGCCTTATTTTTTGAAACCGCTGCCCTGCTACTCCAGCAGGCTGACGAAGTGACAGATGCCACCAGAAAAGAAAGGCTCCTGTTCCACACCCGGGATACCATTGAAGCATTCAAGGCCGCAGAGCTCCAGGATTACTTCAAAGACGATTGCGTGGAAGCGAACAGGGGAAGAATTCAAGCCATCGATAAAGTATCCAACACCACGGCGATTATTTATCCCATTCTCTTCCCTGACCGGATGGCTCTGCTGGTCAGCCTTGGAGGAACGATGAAAAAAATCACCGTTCCGGTTCAAGAACGTGACCTGACAGAAAAAATTCACCGGTTCCGGACCTTATTGGAAAAACGGACCACCCATCAATATCTCCCCCATGCGCAGGCCCTGTACGACCTGCTTATCCGGCCGCTTGAACCGTATCTGAGTGAATTCGGGATCCAAACCCTCGTCTTCGTCCCGGATGGTCCATTACGAACCATTCCCATGGGACCACTCCATGACGGAGAAAAATTTCTCATTCAAAAATATGCCATTGCGACGACTCCGGGGCTGACGCTTACCGATGCACACCCCCTTGACCGGGAGCAGGTCAATCTGTTGTCGATTGGACTGTCCGAGGGCGTACAGGGATTTTCACCGCTCCCCCATACGCAACAGGAGATCAAAAAGCTTCAAGATCTCTTTGGCGGAAAGACTCTCTTAAACGAAGAATTCCGCATTCCCAATCTTGAACAGGACATGAAAGAAGAAAACTTCACAATCATTCATATCGCCTCACATGGAAAATTCACAAAGGAACCCAAGAATTCATTCATCCTAACGTATGACAAAAAACTGAGCATAGATCATCTCAGAGAACTCATCGGATTATTTCAATTCCGCAAGGTCCCCCTGGATCTCTTAACATTGAGCGCCTGTGAAACGGCAGCCGGCGACGAGCAGTCCGCACTGGGCCTGGCCGGAGTGGCCGTGAAAGCAGGGGCGCGAAGCGCCTTGGCCACCTTATGGTTTATCAATGACCAGGCATCCTC from Nitrospiraceae bacterium includes these protein-coding regions:
- a CDS encoding CHAT domain-containing protein, yielding MTSTVAAELSPQNLMAEGSRQYQQGQLEEAARSWTQAAQIYEKSGDHPNHIQALIYLSRALLDMGQYQRAQQLLRTAVQSAQETTQPRLMAQAFSQLGTLHLNVGEWDSALEILQQGLKVSREIEDRPLMAAILNDLGNAHAVRRNNTEALAAYTESSILADSLDLQPLSIRAMINAALVEIRQQSAQNGRIHLQQALEKTRTLQDSHEKIQNLLTIGMGLRDLSHHITEEHATVFTQASESFREAIGSAKEIGDWKNESYGWGFLGELYEEGGRHEEALQLTRLAIRTSQQGRAPEALYRWEWNTGRHLKNLGRTDEAISAYQRAIETLQPIRQQLSVGLPQNPASFRESLGALFFETAALLLQQADEVTDATRKERLLFHTRDTIEAFKAAELQDYFKDDCVEANRGRIQAIDKVSNTTAIIYPILFPDRMALLVSLGGTMKKITVPVQERDLTEKIHRFRTLLEKRTTHQYLPHAQALYDLLIRPLEPYLSEFGIQTLVFVPDGPLRTIPMGPLHDGEKFLIQKYAIATTPGLTLTDAHPLDREQVNLLSIGLSEGVQGFSPLPHTQQEIKKLQDLFGGKTLLNEEFRIPNLEQDMKEENFTIIHIASHGKFTKEPKNSFILTYDKKLSIDHLRELIGLFQFRKVPLDLLTLSACETAAGDEQSALGLAGVAVKAGARSALATLWFINDQASSILIKDFYVRLKESSLSKAQALRDAQLALLDHPIYRHPSYWAPFLLINNWL